In the bacterium genome, one interval contains:
- a CDS encoding ABC transporter substrate-binding protein codes for ADIHDPLLEVETRKVLAECHRMAGRWDQAIQETEVVIELLGRHQEADGMQEAIVFLVETSWLGRKLETLRTWVERGIEMARVSGQVEVHEKLLSIAATAANLRCEYGKAQEYVSQLESIRRQQPAQDEEEIQAGGTLMVGFSAAVHAQHPAEIRVDEENEILANVFETLITTDAQGNLLPLLSTRWEPLNEGRAFLFTLQEGIRMHGGRTLTAALIKSAWQDSIQRCRKSLPAAFAAILGVTEFLDGSTDHVSGLLAFSDLKLGIQMKERLPMYPALLTDTRTAVGWSREDSIAGTGAFVISSFTSSHVILQRYELYWRARAILDRIDFKCSLTAREIGEGLSSGRFDLVRDLPASDIDEILKGRRSRSQIAEAARKNVYYVLLNQNSPAFSSVEVCHAFSASVRTQDLVRTTLGRSAQPAESLLPPGIFCYDPGRRRLLFPLEEAREILSAVQPMRLRVAAHPHFLDRYSQLTKTLFQFWSDFGVELTVITIDMKTYLEKMADSEGCDLILGRWIADYDDPDNFTYGLFGSEQGAYRTYYSSAALDAMIDEARTEILPEKRDNLYREIENHLLDTGLFLPLFHEVYYRVGGPHVRRLRLRSVAPYVNYAEIGKVEAGHEISESKTHRETLQIPVCRQLPSMDPSLAFLEVSGEVLPSVFETLIQYEEGARTTPLLAAEYSAEDGGRRFSFRLRDDVTFHNGRPLTARDVRFSFERFLKNPDSKSRSLLFPILGAKAVYSGQKEALEGFKILSPLEFVIDLEYPLSFFPALLSFPATAIIAEGSDPTQSNWQNGCVGTGAFRVSRFEAGRKLHLEANPTYWRKGYPKSESLVFTFGLAPETIASGFRSGRFSIASDLLPEDVENLRREPDYVSCYRETPRLSTEYIAFNINRAPLDTESIRQQLAKAIDARTLVKRKLGRLGIPGEGILPPGLLGYEPAAPMKSSAPSTYPHLGIRLTACISPRHQGRYVGLAEEIFQVWEKMGVQITVLHPTESEYAQILNSPDVDLAVTGWTADYPDPDTFTYGALHSEQGADGRFCGMREMDQLSEKARSEQDPNLRHEIYRQIEKMIARRAVLIPLFHEQTYRFSRPQVQNLKLNLFFPVVAYDALWIEN; via the coding sequence ACGCGGATATTCATGATCCCCTCTTAGAAGTGGAAACGCGCAAAGTTCTCGCGGAGTGTCATCGCATGGCAGGACGTTGGGATCAAGCGATTCAAGAGACGGAAGTGGTGATTGAATTGCTGGGACGGCATCAGGAAGCCGATGGGATGCAGGAAGCGATTGTGTTTCTCGTAGAAACATCCTGGCTTGGTCGAAAGCTGGAAACTTTGCGAACCTGGGTGGAGCGGGGGATTGAAATGGCAAGGGTTTCAGGCCAGGTCGAGGTTCATGAGAAATTGCTTTCGATTGCCGCGACTGCTGCAAATTTACGTTGTGAATATGGGAAAGCGCAGGAGTACGTCTCGCAGCTCGAATCGATACGCCGGCAGCAGCCGGCTCAAGACGAAGAGGAGATACAGGCGGGAGGAACTCTGATGGTGGGATTTTCTGCTGCCGTGCATGCGCAACATCCAGCCGAAATAAGAGTGGATGAAGAAAATGAAATCCTTGCCAATGTATTCGAAACCCTGATCACCACGGATGCGCAGGGTAATTTGCTGCCGCTACTTTCCACACGTTGGGAACCTCTCAACGAAGGCCGGGCTTTTCTTTTTACGCTTCAGGAAGGAATCCGAATGCATGGTGGAAGGACCCTCACGGCGGCTCTGATCAAATCCGCGTGGCAGGATTCTATTCAAAGATGCAGGAAATCTTTGCCGGCTGCTTTCGCGGCGATTCTAGGAGTCACTGAGTTCCTGGATGGCTCGACCGATCATGTCAGCGGACTCCTGGCATTCTCAGATCTGAAGCTTGGAATCCAGATGAAAGAACGCCTTCCCATGTATCCGGCACTGTTGACCGATACTCGTACGGCCGTTGGCTGGTCCAGGGAAGATTCCATCGCCGGGACGGGAGCGTTCGTAATCAGCTCTTTTACAAGCTCTCATGTGATTCTTCAGCGGTATGAACTTTATTGGAGGGCAAGAGCAATTCTGGATCGCATCGATTTTAAATGTTCGCTTACCGCGCGCGAAATTGGTGAAGGACTCAGCTCCGGACGGTTTGATCTGGTTCGCGATTTACCCGCTTCCGATATTGATGAAATCCTTAAAGGCCGGCGTTCCCGTTCACAAATTGCAGAAGCAGCGCGCAAAAACGTCTATTATGTCCTGCTGAATCAGAATTCACCTGCGTTTTCGTCTGTTGAGGTCTGTCACGCATTTTCAGCATCGGTGCGCACGCAGGATCTTGTACGAACAACCCTCGGCAGATCTGCTCAACCCGCGGAAAGTTTATTGCCACCTGGTATTTTTTGCTATGACCCGGGACGAAGACGCCTGCTCTTTCCTCTGGAAGAAGCGCGCGAAATACTCTCTGCCGTTCAGCCGATGCGTTTAAGGGTGGCCGCGCATCCTCACTTTCTGGACCGTTACTCGCAGCTTACGAAAACTCTGTTTCAATTCTGGTCCGATTTTGGCGTGGAGCTAACCGTAATCACAATCGATATGAAAACTTATCTGGAGAAAATGGCGGACAGTGAAGGATGTGATTTGATTCTCGGCCGCTGGATCGCTGACTATGACGACCCGGACAATTTTACCTACGGGCTGTTTGGTTCAGAACAAGGAGCCTACCGCACCTACTATTCTTCCGCTGCGTTGGATGCAATGATCGATGAGGCGCGCACAGAAATTCTTCCGGAAAAGAGAGACAATCTGTATCGAGAAATTGAGAACCATTTGTTAGACACGGGTCTTTTTTTGCCACTCTTCCATGAGGTCTATTACCGGGTTGGTGGTCCGCATGTTCGCCGGTTACGACTCCGCAGCGTTGCGCCCTACGTGAACTACGCAGAAATCGGAAAAGTGGAAGCGGGTCATGAAATCTCTGAAAGCAAAACCCACAGGGAAACTCTTCAGATTCCAGTTTGCCGCCAGCTTCCCAGTATGGATCCATCGCTTGCTTTTTTAGAGGTATCGGGAGAAGTGCTTCCTTCAGTTTTTGAAACATTAATCCAGTATGAGGAAGGAGCGCGAACGACTCCCTTGCTTGCGGCGGAATACTCAGCGGAGGATGGCGGTCGCAGATTCTCTTTTCGTCTTCGGGATGACGTGACTTTCCACAACGGACGCCCGTTAACTGCAAGAGACGTGCGATTCTCGTTTGAGCGCTTTCTTAAGAATCCGGACAGCAAAAGTCGCAGCCTGCTGTTTCCGATTCTTGGGGCCAAAGCCGTATATTCAGGACAAAAAGAAGCGCTGGAGGGATTCAAAATACTTTCTCCGCTGGAATTTGTAATCGATCTCGAATATCCGCTTTCGTTTTTTCCGGCTCTGCTTTCGTTTCCTGCAACCGCCATCATTGCTGAAGGGAGTGATCCAACACAAAGCAATTGGCAGAATGGTTGCGTCGGCACAGGCGCTTTTCGCGTATCCCGGTTTGAAGCGGGACGGAAACTGCATTTGGAGGCTAATCCGACATACTGGCGAAAAGGTTATCCAAAAAGCGAAAGTCTCGTTTTTACATTTGGTCTGGCTCCTGAAACAATCGCTTCAGGTTTTCGGAGCGGTCGTTTTTCAATTGCGTCTGACCTTTTGCCGGAAGATGTAGAGAATTTGAGACGGGAACCGGATTACGTTTCTTGTTATCGCGAAACGCCGCGCCTTTCGACTGAATACATCGCCTTCAACATCAATCGTGCGCCGCTGGACACCGAGTCAATCCGTCAGCAGCTGGCAAAGGCCATCGATGCGCGAACGCTTGTCAAACGAAAACTGGGCCGTTTAGGAATTCCCGGTGAAGGCATTCTTCCGCCGGGATTATTGGGCTATGAACCTGCTGCTCCGATGAAATCATCCGCACCTTCAACATATCCTCATCTGGGAATACGCTTAACAGCTTGCATTTCGCCAAGGCATCAGGGCCGCTACGTTGGATTGGCCGAAGAGATTTTTCAAGTATGGGAAAAGATGGGCGTCCAAATCACCGTTCTGCATCCAACCGAATCCGAATATGCGCAGATCTTGAACTCACCGGATGTGGATTTAGCGGTGACCGGTTGGACTGCCGACTATCCGGATCCTGACACTTTCACGTATGGCGCTTTGCATTCAGAACAGGGAGCGGATGGCCGTTTTTGTGGAATGAGAGAGATGGATCAATTGAGTGAAAAAGCGCGGTCTGAACAGGATCCAAATTTGCGCCATGAAATCTACAGACAAATTGAGAAAATGATTGCTCGACGCGCTGTTCTCATTCCTCTGTTTCATGAACAAACCTACCGCTTTTCAAGGCCGCAGGTTCAGAATCTGAAACTCAATCTATTTTTTCCCGTTGTTGCTTATGATGCGTTGTGGATCGAAAATTAA
- a CDS encoding glycosyl hydrolase, which translates to MRLLVGTRKGAFILTSDSKRRRWSVSDPILLGNMVHHLVLDPRDGKTLLMAARTGHLGPTIFRSTDRGKKWKEIEKPPSFAKAQEGEKGLVVDHVFWLTPGHHSEPGVWYAGTSPQGLFRSQDHGKNWESVDGFNLNPMQRAWTGGEQDGTPDGPKLHSILVDPRNPKHMYIGMSGGGVFESTDKGASWQPLNKGCAADFLPDPNAEYGHDPHCVRFHPLMPDRLYQQNHCGIYRMERAQGNWVRIGKAMPKKTGDIGFPLVLHPRDPDMVWVFPMDGTTVWPRTSPEGKPAVFRTSNAGKTWQRLTKGLPEKNAWWTVKRQAMTADQEKNVGIYFGTTSGEIWGSRDHGDSWNCLVRHLPHIYSLEAANTHR; encoded by the coding sequence ATGAGACTTCTGGTTGGTACACGCAAGGGCGCATTCATTCTTACTTCTGATTCCAAACGACGAAGATGGTCCGTGTCCGATCCTATTCTGCTTGGCAATATGGTTCATCATCTCGTACTGGATCCTCGCGATGGCAAGACTCTGCTGATGGCCGCGCGAACCGGGCATCTGGGACCAACAATTTTCCGTTCTACCGACCGGGGAAAGAAGTGGAAAGAAATCGAGAAACCTCCCTCTTTTGCGAAAGCACAAGAAGGTGAAAAGGGTCTGGTGGTCGATCATGTGTTCTGGCTGACACCGGGACACCACAGTGAGCCCGGCGTGTGGTACGCAGGAACTTCTCCGCAAGGATTGTTTCGTTCCCAAGATCATGGTAAGAACTGGGAAAGCGTGGATGGATTCAATCTGAATCCGATGCAAAGAGCGTGGACTGGCGGGGAACAGGACGGAACACCGGATGGTCCAAAACTTCATTCGATTCTGGTCGATCCACGCAATCCAAAACACATGTACATTGGAATGTCGGGTGGCGGTGTGTTTGAAAGCACCGATAAAGGAGCTTCGTGGCAACCGTTAAACAAAGGCTGCGCAGCTGACTTCTTGCCCGATCCAAACGCCGAGTACGGCCATGATCCGCATTGTGTTCGGTTCCACCCGTTGATGCCGGACCGTCTCTATCAGCAAAATCACTGCGGCATTTACAGGATGGAACGTGCGCAGGGAAATTGGGTACGAATCGGAAAAGCGATGCCGAAAAAAACCGGTGACATCGGATTCCCCCTTGTGCTTCATCCGCGCGATCCCGATATGGTTTGGGTTTTCCCTATGGATGGAACAACCGTCTGGCCACGAACAAGTCCGGAAGGGAAGCCGGCCGTTTTTCGAACATCCAACGCCGGAAAAACGTGGCAGCGTTTAACAAAAGGTTTGCCGGAGAAGAATGCGTGGTGGACCGTGAAACGCCAGGCCATGACTGCTGATCAGGAAAAAAACGTGGGCATTTATTTCGGAACCACCAGCGGAGAAATATGGGGAAGTCGCGATCATGGTGACTCGTGGAATTGTCTGGTGCGGCATCTTCCCCATATCTATTCACTGGAGGCGGCAAACACTCATCGATGA
- a CDS encoding MoaD/ThiS family protein: MNIFIPSPLRSYTREKSHVDARGDTLADLLENLNQKYPGIRFRIIDEQEQIRTHIKIFVNREQVHSLAIPLQKNDEVLVICALSGG, from the coding sequence ATGAATATTTTTATTCCTTCCCCATTGCGTTCCTACACTCGGGAAAAATCGCATGTGGACGCGCGCGGTGATACGCTGGCTGATCTGCTGGAAAACCTGAATCAAAAATATCCCGGAATTCGTTTTCGCATCATCGATGAACAGGAACAGATCCGCACCCACATCAAGATTTTTGTCAACCGCGAACAAGTGCATTCACTCGCCATCCCGCTGCAAAAAAATGACGAAGTCCTGGTCATCTGCGCCCTCAGCGGCGGATAG
- a CDS encoding ATP-binding protein, whose protein sequence is MLVLSRLPSPPRFIGLEEADRGLHPLLLRRVYDAINRLCHPEEFGEKRKPVQVVATTHSPYFLDLFNEHPEEVWIAEKVNSDAKFRKLNEMDNFEEILSGSSLGSVWYSGILGGVPTE, encoded by the coding sequence TTGCTCGTTCTATCCCGCTTACCATCTCCTCCGCGATTCATTGGTCTTGAAGAAGCAGACCGAGGGTTACATCCTCTGTTGTTGCGACGAGTCTACGACGCCATCAATCGTCTATGCCATCCAGAAGAATTCGGTGAAAAGAGGAAGCCGGTTCAGGTTGTAGCTACGACGCATTCTCCATATTTCTTAGATTTGTTCAACGAACATCCTGAAGAAGTATGGATTGCCGAAAAAGTTAATAGTGATGCGAAGTTCCGTAAACTTAACGAAATGGATAATTTTGAAGAAATATTGTCTGGCTCATCGCTTGGTTCTGTATGGTACTCTGGCATTCTAGGTGGCGTTCCGACTGAATGA
- a CDS encoding ATP-binding cassette domain-containing protein, producing MFSRIKFQDFMALRDLDRTLGRLTLLIGPNGSGKSTFLKGILGVQNPGVFGNQIVVVNTRAKTDSARVSLYLEKAFVQEHTSGPARDFDWQLYFQAEWRAPHVGMGTLLNGSPQPTDTLKQELLEELNNIMVFTLIGQAIAQPSQVQPDIKLSQYGHNLAAVLDNLRDKEPERYEAINEDINSWFPEFDRLYLILLHKEQNFLGYA from the coding sequence ATGTTCAGTAGAATAAAATTTCAAGATTTTATGGCGCTAAGGGATCTAGATCGGACGCTTGGCCGATTGACACTCTTAATAGGTCCTAACGGAAGCGGAAAGAGTACCTTTTTAAAGGGAATACTCGGGGTTCAGAATCCTGGCGTATTCGGTAACCAAATCGTTGTTGTGAACACACGTGCTAAAACAGACTCTGCCCGTGTCTCTTTGTACCTTGAGAAAGCATTTGTGCAAGAGCATACATCGGGACCTGCTAGGGATTTCGATTGGCAGCTATATTTCCAAGCGGAATGGAGAGCGCCACATGTTGGAATGGGGACGTTATTGAACGGAAGTCCGCAGCCCACTGATACTCTTAAGCAAGAATTACTCGAAGAATTGAACAATATTATGGTTTTTACCCTAATTGGACAGGCCATAGCCCAACCATCTCAGGTCCAACCTGACATAAAGTTAAGCCAGTATGGGCATAACCTTGCTGCAGTTCTGGACAATCTTCGCGACAAAGAACCCGAAAGGTACGAAGCAATAAACGAAGACATTAATAGCTGGTTTCCTGAATTTGACAGGTTATATTTGATACTCCTGCACAAGGAACAAAACTTTTTGGGTTACGCGTAA
- the ftsZ gene encoding cell division protein FtsZ — protein MELFDELELTPDGQTQVKISLEEVGVQGARIKVVGVGGGGGNAINRMVDVGLNGAEFIAINTDLQALRNSRAPVRLQIGSTLTKGLGAGANPDIGRQAAMEDAEKVMELMEGADMIFITAGMGGGTGTGAAPVIASFAHELGALTVAVVTKPFSFEAKQRSRQADLGLKELRSCVDSIIVIPNDKLISTVDRSMTFKDACAKADDVLRHAVQSISDLILSPGLINLDFADVRTIMKGMGKAVMGTGIASGESRALDAAEKAINSPLLEEASIDGARGILINITASSSLTLFEVDQACKLIHQCAHEDATIIFGTTVNESYKEDVKVTVIATGFEHVSEMSGPTLKTIIANKVEAAAAGSHHQENVSFYRKSNNPNTGSFSFDGDDLDIPTFKRKL, from the coding sequence ATGGAGTTATTTGATGAGCTTGAGTTAACGCCCGATGGCCAGACTCAGGTAAAGATTTCACTGGAGGAAGTGGGAGTACAGGGAGCGAGAATCAAAGTTGTTGGCGTTGGCGGTGGAGGTGGAAACGCCATCAATCGCATGGTGGATGTCGGTCTCAATGGAGCCGAATTCATCGCAATCAATACAGATCTGCAAGCGCTACGTAATTCCAGAGCTCCGGTCCGTTTGCAAATCGGATCCACGCTAACAAAGGGACTGGGCGCCGGCGCAAACCCTGACATTGGCAGACAGGCCGCGATGGAAGATGCTGAGAAAGTCATGGAGCTCATGGAAGGCGCCGACATGATTTTCATCACCGCGGGAATGGGAGGGGGAACAGGAACGGGAGCAGCGCCGGTCATCGCAAGCTTTGCGCATGAACTGGGAGCGCTGACAGTTGCTGTGGTCACAAAACCATTCTCCTTCGAAGCCAAACAACGCTCGCGCCAGGCAGATCTCGGCTTGAAAGAGCTGCGAAGCTGCGTCGATAGCATCATCGTGATTCCGAACGACAAATTGATTTCCACTGTTGACCGCAGCATGACCTTCAAGGATGCATGCGCCAAAGCGGATGACGTCTTGCGACACGCTGTTCAAAGCATCTCCGATTTGATTTTGAGTCCGGGTTTGATCAACCTCGATTTTGCGGACGTGCGCACCATCATGAAAGGAATGGGAAAAGCAGTCATGGGAACCGGCATTGCCAGCGGCGAAAGCCGGGCTCTGGACGCCGCCGAAAAAGCCATCAACAGTCCGCTTCTGGAAGAAGCTTCTATTGACGGCGCTCGCGGCATTCTGATCAACATCACGGCGAGCAGCAGTTTGACATTGTTTGAAGTCGACCAGGCTTGCAAATTGATCCACCAGTGCGCGCATGAAGATGCAACGATCATTTTTGGGACAACCGTCAATGAATCCTACAAAGAGGACGTGAAAGTGACCGTCATAGCTACGGGTTTCGAGCACGTCAGTGAAATGTCCGGGCCTACTCTCAAGACGATTATTGCTAATAAGGTAGAAGCAGCGGCGGCAGGCTCCCATCATCAGGAGAATGTGTCCTTCTACCGGAAGAGCAACAATCCCAACACAGGCTCCTTCAGCTTTGACGGCGATGATCTGGACATCCCGACGTTCAAACGGAAGCTGTAA
- the ftsA gene encoding cell division protein FtsA, whose protein sequence is MAKKDRYIVGLDIGTTKVCILVAEIKDEVTIDIIGMGSCDSKGLRKGVITHVDPTVECIKKVVEEAELMAGINIEEAYVGIAGEHIMGSNSRGMISINSKDHVISREDISRVIEAAKTIPIPADKDILHVLPQEFMVDGQDEIADPMGISGSRLEVNVHVVSCGNTQLQTLLTCVNKAGIEVSDTVLEQLASSEAVLTPDEKELGVALIDIGGGTTDLAVFEKQSLWHSYIRSIGGDHFTSDIAVGLRTPIPEAEKIKKKYGCALSSLIEDEETIEVAGVGGRKPRYMPRQVLCEIIQPRAEELFSIMKEEIERMGLTRSLNSGIVITGGGSLLEGTVEIAERIFDLPVRIGKPSGVGGLIDVINSPVYSTAVGLIIYGFRTRELRRDRFHMRRRPLWRFREWFNEMF, encoded by the coding sequence ATGGCGAAAAAAGATCGTTATATCGTCGGTCTTGATATCGGTACCACAAAAGTCTGTATCCTTGTCGCGGAAATCAAAGACGAAGTGACAATCGATATCATCGGAATGGGGAGTTGCGATTCAAAGGGTCTTCGCAAGGGAGTTATTACGCACGTAGATCCCACTGTGGAGTGCATCAAAAAAGTGGTTGAAGAAGCCGAGCTGATGGCCGGAATCAATATAGAGGAAGCTTATGTAGGAATCGCGGGAGAGCACATTATGGGCTCGAACAGCCGCGGCATGATCAGCATTAATTCAAAAGACCACGTCATTTCGAGAGAAGACATCAGTCGAGTCATCGAAGCGGCTAAGACGATCCCGATTCCGGCCGACAAAGACATTCTGCATGTTTTGCCGCAGGAGTTTATGGTCGACGGCCAGGATGAGATTGCTGATCCGATGGGAATCAGCGGAAGCCGCCTGGAAGTCAACGTGCATGTGGTCAGTTGCGGTAACACGCAACTGCAAACATTGTTGACGTGCGTAAATAAAGCAGGGATCGAAGTATCCGATACTGTTTTGGAACAATTAGCCAGCAGCGAAGCAGTTCTTACGCCTGATGAAAAGGAGCTAGGTGTTGCGCTGATCGATATTGGAGGTGGCACCACAGATCTTGCTGTTTTTGAAAAGCAGAGTTTGTGGCACAGCTACATTCGATCGATTGGTGGAGATCATTTCACCAGCGACATAGCGGTTGGATTACGCACTCCGATACCGGAGGCGGAAAAAATTAAAAAAAAATACGGTTGCGCGCTCAGTTCCCTGATTGAAGATGAAGAAACAATCGAGGTAGCTGGAGTAGGAGGACGCAAACCACGATACATGCCACGGCAGGTATTGTGTGAGATTATCCAGCCGCGCGCGGAAGAATTGTTCTCTATAATGAAAGAGGAAATTGAACGAATGGGTCTGACCCGTTCATTGAATTCCGGAATTGTGATTACCGGTGGAGGCTCACTACTGGAAGGGACAGTAGAGATAGCCGAAAGGATTTTCGATCTGCCGGTGCGCATCGGCAAACCCTCGGGTGTGGGTGGTTTGATTGATGTGATTAACAGTCCCGTTTACTCTACGGCGGTCGGTCTGATTATTTACGGATTTCGGACACGCGAGCTGCGGAGGGACCGTTTCCATATGCGCCGCAGACCGCTGTGGCGCTTTCGTGAATGGTTTAACGAAATGTTTTGA
- a CDS encoding FtsQ-type POTRA domain-containing protein, giving the protein MKAPMQKEDEKVIDYQYIRNLKNKEVRKTRFKRTLSQRILHFILLILLTGELFYLGGHGFQILRNSDVFILRDVEVTGIKKTSPEEIEALVFASQKNTLKVDLKQIKLRLESHPWIQSAILWRELPGTIRVHILERKPVAIVSTGNLYLVDSDGHVIQTLEKSSEFSSLPVITGITEISNEVQIRASLNFVETVSRDPAIFQQVSEFHYYDNHNTILYLKGYSFGLLVSKDDILPMIKKFADYSTFMKDHFSNQKLIDLRYEGQIIVKDGYKEQL; this is encoded by the coding sequence ATGAAAGCGCCTATGCAGAAAGAAGACGAGAAAGTAATCGACTATCAGTACATTCGAAATCTGAAAAACAAAGAGGTGCGCAAGACCCGTTTTAAACGCACACTTTCCCAGCGCATTCTTCATTTTATTCTTTTGATCCTTCTAACAGGCGAACTTTTCTATCTCGGCGGACACGGGTTTCAGATTTTACGGAACAGCGATGTATTCATTCTGAGAGACGTTGAAGTTACGGGCATCAAAAAAACAAGTCCTGAGGAAATTGAAGCTCTCGTGTTTGCGTCTCAAAAGAATACGTTGAAAGTCGATTTAAAACAGATCAAGTTGCGTCTTGAAAGCCATCCCTGGATTCAGAGCGCGATCCTCTGGCGGGAATTGCCGGGCACGATTCGCGTACATATCCTGGAAAGAAAGCCGGTCGCCATCGTGTCAACAGGCAACCTTTACCTCGTGGATTCCGACGGGCACGTCATCCAAACCCTCGAAAAGTCCTCGGAATTCTCGTCTCTTCCCGTCATTACAGGGATCACCGAGATCAGCAATGAGGTGCAAATTCGGGCAAGTTTGAATTTCGTAGAAACTGTTTCCCGGGACCCGGCAATTTTTCAGCAAGTTTCCGAATTTCATTACTACGACAATCATAATACTATTTTATATTTAAAGGGTTATTCTTTTGGACTTTTAGTCTCAAAAGATGATATTCTTCCGATGATTAAAAAGTTCGCAGATTATTCCACGTTCATGAAAGATCATTTCTCCAACCAGAAACTAATCGACCTTCGTTATGAAGGACAGATCATCGTAAAAGATGGTTACAAGGAACAGCTTTAA
- the murB gene encoding UDP-N-acetylmuramate dehydrogenase, with protein sequence MKIKKNQKLSDYTTIGIGGPVPVVYLPQNEQELMDLLKTLKAEKQKFRIIGNGSNVLADDRGIEDAVVCTRSLERVLRVDGNLLTADAGYPMAQLAYQSASKGLTGLEFAVGIPGSIGGVVRMNAGAHGHTISEVVHSVKIVKTDGTAVIASNQDLQFTYRSSAIPPDGIITEVNLKLIPDDSRKIHERIREYNEHRTSTQPLKEKSAGCIFKNPGPCAAGKLIEDSGLKGFAVGGAVVSEIHANFIVNRNQATFHDVLNLIDHIKKTVHTSQKVDLQEEVVVWRK encoded by the coding sequence ATGAAAATCAAGAAGAACCAAAAGCTCAGTGACTACACAACAATCGGCATCGGCGGGCCGGTTCCGGTGGTCTATCTGCCGCAGAACGAACAGGAGCTGATGGATCTTTTGAAGACATTGAAAGCAGAAAAACAGAAATTCCGAATCATCGGGAACGGAAGCAACGTGCTCGCTGATGACCGGGGGATTGAAGATGCTGTTGTTTGCACGCGGTCGCTGGAGAGAGTGCTCCGCGTGGATGGGAATCTTTTAACGGCGGATGCCGGCTATCCCATGGCTCAGCTCGCATACCAGTCCGCTTCAAAAGGATTGACTGGATTGGAATTTGCTGTTGGAATCCCAGGCAGCATCGGCGGAGTTGTCCGAATGAATGCAGGCGCGCATGGCCATACGATCAGCGAAGTGGTTCATTCCGTGAAAATTGTAAAAACAGATGGTACTGCTGTGATTGCTTCCAATCAGGATCTTCAATTCACTTACCGTTCTTCAGCCATTCCACCTGACGGGATTATCACCGAAGTAAACCTGAAACTGATTCCCGATGATTCCAGGAAAATTCACGAACGGATCCGTGAATACAACGAGCACCGGACTTCCACTCAACCGTTAAAAGAAAAAAGCGCCGGATGCATTTTCAAAAATCCAGGCCCTTGCGCCGCGGGGAAACTGATCGAAGATTCCGGACTAAAAGGATTTGCAGTCGGAGGAGCCGTGGTTTCCGAGATCCATGCAAACTTCATTGTGAACCGCAATCAGGCAACTTTTCATGATGTACTCAACTTAATCGATCACATCAAGAAGACGGTACACACTTCACAGAAAGTCGATTTGCAGGAAGAGGTAGTCGTATGGAGAAAATAA